Proteins encoded by one window of Camelus dromedarius isolate mCamDro1 chromosome 27, mCamDro1.pat, whole genome shotgun sequence:
- the ARHGAP45 gene encoding rho GTPase-activating protein 45 isoform X2: MSGGQRIFKGLLHWVCGWIWAWRAGFGVRGCGLHALCPGDPPLPTEELPRRDGADAVSLGPSLEPPTVASNAKATGTLKRPTSLSRHASAAGFPLSGASTWTLGRSHRSPLAAASPAEVPIQGPGPDSVEDISHLLADVARFAEGLEKLKECVLHDDLLEARRPLAHECLGEALRVMYQVMSKYPLLNTVETLTAAGTLIAKTKAFHYECNNESDKREFEKALETIAVSFSSTVSEFLMGEVDSSILLSVPLGDLGQSVENLYGQGSEGAPPGTDDCDVGCLAPEEVDMLLQRCEGGVDAALQYAKNMAKYMKDLIGYLEKRMALEMDFAKGLQKIVHNCRQNVMQEPHMPLLSIYSLALEQDLEFGHGMVQAAGTLQTQTFMQPLNLRRLEHEKRRKEIKEAWHRAQRKLQEAESNLRKAKQGYVQRCEDHDKARFLVAKAEEEQAGTGPGAGGVASKTLDKRRRLEEEAKNKAEEAMATYRTCVADAKTQKQELEDTKVTALRQIQEVIRQSDQTIKSATISYYQMMHMQTAPLPVLFQMLCESSKLYDPGQQYASHVRQLQRGEEPDVHYDFEPHVSANAWSPVMRARKGSFNVGDATGAEAAGSPLEEGGPSDGTLVKERRGGRGHQVHKSWPISISDSDASLDPSPGSGDFKKFERMSSSGTMSSSEELADQEGSAGTSAFEQADLNGMAPELPVAMPSGPFRHVGLSKAARTHRLRKLRTPAKCRECNSYVYFQGAECEECCLACHKKCLETLAIQCGHKKLQGRLQLFGQDFSQAARSAPDSVPFIVKKCVFEIEQRALRTKGIYRVNGVKTRVEKLCQAFENGKELVELSQASPHDISNVLKLYLRQLPEPLISFRLYHELVGLAKDSLKAEAEAKAVSRGQLDATEREAAAVAMAGRLRELLRDLPAENRATLRYLMRHLRRIVEVEQDNKMTSGNLGIVFGPTLLRPRPTEATVSLSSLVDYPHQACIVETLITHYSLVFEEEPEEAPGGQDGMSNQRAEVVVQVPYLETSGGVAFPLEEEAEDGALESHITSNDSDSELEEALDPQSPAAILVQHQLNFLEKQGSQASAEGGQGSRSGSEEQLDPGEDGDTPWKGLGEDPAQLLSEYNTNQCNNAAAARLPAMRLRGGRVATGTGPERQPEFV; this comes from the exons ATGAGTGGTGGGCAAAGGATCTTTAAGGGACTTTTGCACTGGGTTTGTGGATGGATCTGGGCCTGGAGGGCTGGATTTGGCGTGAGGGGCTGTGGCCTGCACGCCCTGTGCCCCGGAGATCCTCCTCTGCCCACTGAG GAGCTGCCCAGGAGAGATGGGGCTGACGCAGTGTCCCTCGGACCCAGCCTGGAACCACCAACTGTGGCCTCAAATGCCAAGGCCACTGGCACACTCAAGAGGCCCACCAGCCTGAGCCGCCACGCCAGTGCTGCTGGCTTCCCGCTGTCTGGAGCCAGCACCTGGACGCTAGGCCGCAGCCACCGCAGCCCACTGGCAGCAGCCAGCCCGGCTGAGGTACCCATCCAGGGGCCTGGTCCCGACTCCGTGGAGGACATCTCCCACCTGCTGGCTGACGTGGCCCGCTTTGCCGAGGGCCTCGAGAAGCTGAAGGAGTGTGTTCTGCATGATG ACCTCCTGGAGGCCCGCCGGCCACTGGCCCATGAGTGCCTGGGTGAGGCCCTACGTGTGATGTACCAGGTCATGTCCAAGTACCCGCTGCTGAACACAGTGGAGACGCTTACAGCTGCTGGCACCCTTATTGCCAAGACCAAAG CCTTCCATTATGAGTGCAACAACGAGTCTGACAAGCGGGAGTTTGAGAAGGCCTTGGAGACCATTGCCGTGTCCTTCAGTAGCAC TGTGTCTGAGTTCCTCATGGGTGAAGTGGACAGTAGCATCCTCCTGTCAGTGCCCCTTGGGGACCTGGGCCAG TCCGTGGAGAATCTGTATGGACAGGGGAGTGAGGGCGCCCCACCCGGCACCGACGACTGTGATGTGG GCTGCCTGGCCCCGGAGGAGGTGGACATGCTGCTGCAGCGCTGTGAGGGTGGCGTGGATGCAGCGCTGCAGTACGCCAAGAACATGGCCAAATACATGAAGGACCTCATTGGCTACCTGGAGAAGCGGATGGCCCTGG AGATGGACTTTGCCAAAGGCCTGCAGAAGATCGTGCACAACTGCAGACAGAACGTCATGCAGGAG ccCCACATGCCCCTCCTGTCCATCTACTCGCTGGCACTGGAGCAGGACCTGGAGTTTGGCCACGGCATGGTGCAGGCAGCGGGCACGCTGCAGACCCAGACCTTCATGCAG CCTCTGAACCTGAGGCGGCTCGAGCACGAGAAGCGCAGAAAGGAGATCAAGGAGGCTTGGCACCGCGCCCAGAGGAAGCTG CAAGAGGCGGAGTCCAACCTGCGTAAGGCCAAGCAGGGCTACGTTCAGCGCTGCGAGGACCACGACAAGGCCCGCTTCCTGGTGGccaaggcagaggaagagcaggcaggcaccgggcctggggcagggggcgtGGCCTCCAAGACTCTGGACAAGCGGCGGcgcctggaggaggaggccaaGAACAAG GCGGAGGAAGCCATGGCCACATACCGCACATGTGTGGCGGATGCTAAGACACAGAAGCAGGAGCTGGAGGACACCAAGGTGACCGCACTCCGGCAGATCCAGGAGGTCATCCGGCAGAGCGACCAGACCATCAAGTCT GCCACCATCTCCTACTACCAGATGATGCACATGCAGACGGCCCCGCTGCCTGTGCTCTTCCAGATGCTGTGCGAGAGCAGCAAGCTGTACGACCCGGGCCAGCAGTATGCTTCCCACGTGCGCCAGCTGCAGCGCGGCGAGGAGCCCGATGTGCACTATGACTTTGAGCCCCACGTCTCCGCCAACGCCTG GTCCCCGGTCATGCGCGCCCGGAAGGGCAGCTTCAATGTGGGCGATGCCACGGGGGCGGAGGCCGCAGGCAGCCCCCTGGAGGAAGGTGGGCCCAGCGATGGGACTCTTGTCAAGGAGCGCAGGG GTGGGCGCGGACACCAGGTGCACAAATCCTGGCCGATCTCCATCTCAGACTCCGATGCCAGTCtggaccccagccctggctcag GGGACTTTAAGAAGTTCGAGCGGATGTCGTCCAGTGGCACCATGTCGTCCAGCGAGGAACTGGCAGACCAGGAAGGCAGTGCAGGGACGTCAGCCTTTGAGCAGG ctgaCCTCAACGGCATGGCCCCGGAGCTGCCAGTGGCCATGCCCAGCGGGCCCTTCCGTCATGTGGGGCTGTCTAAGGCAGCCCGTACCCACCGGCTCCGGAAGCTCCGCACACCGGCCAAGTGCCGGGAGTGCAACAGCTATGTCTATTTCCAGGGGGCCGAGTGCGAGGAG TGTTGCCTGGCCTGCCACAAGAAGTGCCTGGAGACCCTGGCCATCCAGTGCGGCCACAAGAAGCTGCAAGGCCGCCTGCAGCTCTTCGGCCAGGACTTCAGCCAGGCTGCCCGCAGCGCCCCCGACAGCGTGCCCTTCATCGTCAAGAAGTGCGTCTTCGAGATTGAGCAGCGGGCACTGCGCACCAAG GGCATCTACCGGGTCAATGGGGTGAAGACACGTGTGGAGAAGCTGTGCCAGGCCTTCGAAAACGGCAAGGAGCTGGTGGAACTGTCGCAGGCTTCGCCACACGACATCAGCAACGTCCTCAAACTCTACTTGCGTCAG CTGCCCGAGCCGCTCATCTCCTTCCGCCTCTACCATGAGCTTGTGGGGTTGGCCAAGGACAGCCTGAAGGCAGAAGCCGAGGCCAAGGCAGTGTCCCGAGGACAACTGGATGCCACTGAGAGGGAGGCTGCAGCCGTGGCCATGGCTGGCCGGCTGCGGGAACTCCTGCGGGACCTGCCAGCAGAGAACCGGGCAACACTGCGGTACCTGATGCGGCACCTGCGCAG GATCGTGGAGGTGGAGCAGGACAACAAGATGACCTCGGGGAACCTGGGAATCGTGTTTGGGCCCACGCTGCTGCGGCCCCGGCCCACGGAGGCCACTgtgtccctctcctccctggtcGACTACCCCCACCAGGCCTGCATCGTGGAGACCCTCATCACCCACTACAGCCTGGTCTTCGAGGAGGAGCCTGAGGAGGCGCCCGGGGGCCAG GATGGGATGTCCAACCAGCGGGCCGAGGTGGTGGTCCAGGTGCCCTACCTGGAGACGAGTGGGGGCGTGGCCTTccccctggaggaggaggctgaggacgGGGCCCTCG AATCCCACATCACCTCCAACGACTCTGACTCAGAGCTGGAGGAGGCCTTGGACCCGCAGTCCCCGGCGGCCATCCTCGTGCAGCACCAGCTGAACTTCCTGGAGAAGCAGGGGAGCCAGGCCAGCGCCGAGGGTGGCCAGGGCAGCCGCAGTGGCAGTGAGGAGCAGCTGGACCCCGGGGAGGACGGAGACACACCCTGGAAGGGCCTTGGGGAGGACCCGGCCCAGCTGCTCTCTGAGTACAACACCAACCAGTGCAACAACGCGGCTGCGGCCCGGCTGCCGGCCATGAGGCTCCGCGGCGGGCGGGTCGCAACAGGCACCGGCCCGGAGAGGCAGCCGGAGTTTGTCTAG
- the ARHGAP45 gene encoding rho GTPase-activating protein 45 isoform X3, whose protein sequence is MCICGTVHLALHQGPVCCQTGPRDLLEARRPLAHECLGEALRVMYQVMSKYPLLNTVETLTAAGTLIAKTKAFHYECNNESDKREFEKALETIAVSFSSTVSEFLMGEVDSSILLSVPLGDLGQSVENLYGQGSEGAPPGTDDCDVGCLAPEEVDMLLQRCEGGVDAALQYAKNMAKYMKDLIGYLEKRMALEMDFAKGLQKIVHNCRQNVMQEPHMPLLSIYSLALEQDLEFGHGMVQAAGTLQTQTFMQPLNLRRLEHEKRRKEIKEAWHRAQRKLQEAESNLRKAKQGYVQRCEDHDKARFLVAKAEEEQAGTGPGAGGVASKTLDKRRRLEEEAKNKAEEAMATYRTCVADAKTQKQELEDTKVTALRQIQEVIRQSDQTIKSATISYYQMMHMQTAPLPVLFQMLCESSKLYDPGQQYASHVRQLQRGEEPDVHYDFEPHVSANAWSPVMRARKGSFNVGDATGAEAAGSPLEEGGPSDGTLVKERRGGRGHQVHKSWPISISDSDASLDPSPGSGDFKKFERMSSSGTMSSSEELADQEGSAGTSAFEQADLNGMAPELPVAMPSGPFRHVGLSKAARTHRLRKLRTPAKCRECNSYVYFQGAECEECCLACHKKCLETLAIQCGHKKLQGRLQLFGQDFSQAARSAPDSVPFIVKKCVFEIEQRALRTKGIYRVNGVKTRVEKLCQAFENGKELVELSQASPHDISNVLKLYLRQLPEPLISFRLYHELVGLAKDSLKAEAEAKAVSRGQLDATEREAAAVAMAGRLRELLRDLPAENRATLRYLMRHLRRIVEVEQDNKMTSGNLGIVFGPTLLRPRPTEATVSLSSLVDYPHQACIVETLITHYSLVFEEEPEEAPGGQDGMSNQRAEVVVQVPYLETSGGVAFPLEEEAEDGALESHITSNDSDSELEEALDPQSPAAILVQHQLNFLEKQGSQASAEGGQGSRSGSEEQLDPGEDGDTPWKGLGEDPAQLLSEYNTNQCNNAAAARLPAMRLRGGRVATGTGPERQPEFV, encoded by the exons ATGTGTATCTGCGGGACGGTGCACCTGGCTCTGCACCAGGGCCCGGTCTGCTGCCAGACGGGGCCCCGAG ACCTCCTGGAGGCCCGCCGGCCACTGGCCCATGAGTGCCTGGGTGAGGCCCTACGTGTGATGTACCAGGTCATGTCCAAGTACCCGCTGCTGAACACAGTGGAGACGCTTACAGCTGCTGGCACCCTTATTGCCAAGACCAAAG CCTTCCATTATGAGTGCAACAACGAGTCTGACAAGCGGGAGTTTGAGAAGGCCTTGGAGACCATTGCCGTGTCCTTCAGTAGCAC TGTGTCTGAGTTCCTCATGGGTGAAGTGGACAGTAGCATCCTCCTGTCAGTGCCCCTTGGGGACCTGGGCCAG TCCGTGGAGAATCTGTATGGACAGGGGAGTGAGGGCGCCCCACCCGGCACCGACGACTGTGATGTGG GCTGCCTGGCCCCGGAGGAGGTGGACATGCTGCTGCAGCGCTGTGAGGGTGGCGTGGATGCAGCGCTGCAGTACGCCAAGAACATGGCCAAATACATGAAGGACCTCATTGGCTACCTGGAGAAGCGGATGGCCCTGG AGATGGACTTTGCCAAAGGCCTGCAGAAGATCGTGCACAACTGCAGACAGAACGTCATGCAGGAG ccCCACATGCCCCTCCTGTCCATCTACTCGCTGGCACTGGAGCAGGACCTGGAGTTTGGCCACGGCATGGTGCAGGCAGCGGGCACGCTGCAGACCCAGACCTTCATGCAG CCTCTGAACCTGAGGCGGCTCGAGCACGAGAAGCGCAGAAAGGAGATCAAGGAGGCTTGGCACCGCGCCCAGAGGAAGCTG CAAGAGGCGGAGTCCAACCTGCGTAAGGCCAAGCAGGGCTACGTTCAGCGCTGCGAGGACCACGACAAGGCCCGCTTCCTGGTGGccaaggcagaggaagagcaggcaggcaccgggcctggggcagggggcgtGGCCTCCAAGACTCTGGACAAGCGGCGGcgcctggaggaggaggccaaGAACAAG GCGGAGGAAGCCATGGCCACATACCGCACATGTGTGGCGGATGCTAAGACACAGAAGCAGGAGCTGGAGGACACCAAGGTGACCGCACTCCGGCAGATCCAGGAGGTCATCCGGCAGAGCGACCAGACCATCAAGTCT GCCACCATCTCCTACTACCAGATGATGCACATGCAGACGGCCCCGCTGCCTGTGCTCTTCCAGATGCTGTGCGAGAGCAGCAAGCTGTACGACCCGGGCCAGCAGTATGCTTCCCACGTGCGCCAGCTGCAGCGCGGCGAGGAGCCCGATGTGCACTATGACTTTGAGCCCCACGTCTCCGCCAACGCCTG GTCCCCGGTCATGCGCGCCCGGAAGGGCAGCTTCAATGTGGGCGATGCCACGGGGGCGGAGGCCGCAGGCAGCCCCCTGGAGGAAGGTGGGCCCAGCGATGGGACTCTTGTCAAGGAGCGCAGGG GTGGGCGCGGACACCAGGTGCACAAATCCTGGCCGATCTCCATCTCAGACTCCGATGCCAGTCtggaccccagccctggctcag GGGACTTTAAGAAGTTCGAGCGGATGTCGTCCAGTGGCACCATGTCGTCCAGCGAGGAACTGGCAGACCAGGAAGGCAGTGCAGGGACGTCAGCCTTTGAGCAGG ctgaCCTCAACGGCATGGCCCCGGAGCTGCCAGTGGCCATGCCCAGCGGGCCCTTCCGTCATGTGGGGCTGTCTAAGGCAGCCCGTACCCACCGGCTCCGGAAGCTCCGCACACCGGCCAAGTGCCGGGAGTGCAACAGCTATGTCTATTTCCAGGGGGCCGAGTGCGAGGAG TGTTGCCTGGCCTGCCACAAGAAGTGCCTGGAGACCCTGGCCATCCAGTGCGGCCACAAGAAGCTGCAAGGCCGCCTGCAGCTCTTCGGCCAGGACTTCAGCCAGGCTGCCCGCAGCGCCCCCGACAGCGTGCCCTTCATCGTCAAGAAGTGCGTCTTCGAGATTGAGCAGCGGGCACTGCGCACCAAG GGCATCTACCGGGTCAATGGGGTGAAGACACGTGTGGAGAAGCTGTGCCAGGCCTTCGAAAACGGCAAGGAGCTGGTGGAACTGTCGCAGGCTTCGCCACACGACATCAGCAACGTCCTCAAACTCTACTTGCGTCAG CTGCCCGAGCCGCTCATCTCCTTCCGCCTCTACCATGAGCTTGTGGGGTTGGCCAAGGACAGCCTGAAGGCAGAAGCCGAGGCCAAGGCAGTGTCCCGAGGACAACTGGATGCCACTGAGAGGGAGGCTGCAGCCGTGGCCATGGCTGGCCGGCTGCGGGAACTCCTGCGGGACCTGCCAGCAGAGAACCGGGCAACACTGCGGTACCTGATGCGGCACCTGCGCAG GATCGTGGAGGTGGAGCAGGACAACAAGATGACCTCGGGGAACCTGGGAATCGTGTTTGGGCCCACGCTGCTGCGGCCCCGGCCCACGGAGGCCACTgtgtccctctcctccctggtcGACTACCCCCACCAGGCCTGCATCGTGGAGACCCTCATCACCCACTACAGCCTGGTCTTCGAGGAGGAGCCTGAGGAGGCGCCCGGGGGCCAG GATGGGATGTCCAACCAGCGGGCCGAGGTGGTGGTCCAGGTGCCCTACCTGGAGACGAGTGGGGGCGTGGCCTTccccctggaggaggaggctgaggacgGGGCCCTCG AATCCCACATCACCTCCAACGACTCTGACTCAGAGCTGGAGGAGGCCTTGGACCCGCAGTCCCCGGCGGCCATCCTCGTGCAGCACCAGCTGAACTTCCTGGAGAAGCAGGGGAGCCAGGCCAGCGCCGAGGGTGGCCAGGGCAGCCGCAGTGGCAGTGAGGAGCAGCTGGACCCCGGGGAGGACGGAGACACACCCTGGAAGGGCCTTGGGGAGGACCCGGCCCAGCTGCTCTCTGAGTACAACACCAACCAGTGCAACAACGCGGCTGCGGCCCGGCTGCCGGCCATGAGGCTCCGCGGCGGGCGGGTCGCAACAGGCACCGGCCCGGAGAGGCAGCCGGAGTTTGTCTAG
- the POLR2E gene encoding DNA-directed RNA polymerases I, II, and III subunit RPABC1 isoform X1 yields the protein MDDEEETYRLWKIRKTIMQLCHDRGYLVTQDELDQTLEEFKAQFGDKPSEGRPRRTDLTVLVAHNDDPTDQMFVFFPEEPKVGIKTIKVYCQRMQEESITRALVVVQQGMTPSAKQSLVDMAPKYVLEQFLQQELLINITEHELVPEHVVMTKEEVTELLARYKLRENQLPRIQAGDPVARYFGIKRGQVVKIIRPSETAGRYITYRLVQ from the exons CTGTGCCACGACCGTGGCTACCTGGTGACCCAGGACGAGCTGGACCAGACGCTAGAGGAGTTCAAGGCCCAGTTTGGGGACAAGCCCAGTGAAGGGCGGCCGCGGCGCACAGACCTCACGGTGCTGGTGGCTCACAACGATGACCCCACTGACCAGATGTTCGTCTTCTTCCCAG AGGAGCCCAAGGTGGGGATCAAGACCATCAAGGTGTACTGCCAGCGCATGCAGGAGGAGAGCATCACGCGGGCCCTCGTCGTGGTGCAGCAGGGCATGACGCCCTCCGCCAAGCAG TCCCTGGTCGACATGGCCCCCAAGTACGTCCTGGAGCAGTTTCTGCAGCAGGAGCTGCTCATCAACATCACAGAGCACGAG TTGGTGCCAGAGCATGTGGTCATGACTAAGGAGGAGGTAACGGAGCTGCTGGCCCGGTA CAAACTCCGAGAGAACCAGCTGCCCAGGATCCAGGCGGGAGACCCCGTGGCGCGTTACTTCGGGATAAAGCGGGGCCAG GTGGTGAAGATCATCCGGCCCAGTGAGACTGCGGGCAGGTACATCACCTACCGGCTGGTGCAGTAG
- the ARHGAP45 gene encoding rho GTPase-activating protein 45 isoform X1, with product MFSRKKRELMKTPSISKKNRAGSPCPQPSGELPRRDGADAVSLGPSLEPPTVASNAKATGTLKRPTSLSRHASAAGFPLSGASTWTLGRSHRSPLAAASPAEVPIQGPGPDSVEDISHLLADVARFAEGLEKLKECVLHDDLLEARRPLAHECLGEALRVMYQVMSKYPLLNTVETLTAAGTLIAKTKAFHYECNNESDKREFEKALETIAVSFSSTVSEFLMGEVDSSILLSVPLGDLGQSVENLYGQGSEGAPPGTDDCDVGCLAPEEVDMLLQRCEGGVDAALQYAKNMAKYMKDLIGYLEKRMALEMDFAKGLQKIVHNCRQNVMQEPHMPLLSIYSLALEQDLEFGHGMVQAAGTLQTQTFMQPLNLRRLEHEKRRKEIKEAWHRAQRKLQEAESNLRKAKQGYVQRCEDHDKARFLVAKAEEEQAGTGPGAGGVASKTLDKRRRLEEEAKNKAEEAMATYRTCVADAKTQKQELEDTKVTALRQIQEVIRQSDQTIKSATISYYQMMHMQTAPLPVLFQMLCESSKLYDPGQQYASHVRQLQRGEEPDVHYDFEPHVSANAWSPVMRARKGSFNVGDATGAEAAGSPLEEGGPSDGTLVKERRGGRGHQVHKSWPISISDSDASLDPSPGSGDFKKFERMSSSGTMSSSEELADQEGSAGTSAFEQADLNGMAPELPVAMPSGPFRHVGLSKAARTHRLRKLRTPAKCRECNSYVYFQGAECEECCLACHKKCLETLAIQCGHKKLQGRLQLFGQDFSQAARSAPDSVPFIVKKCVFEIEQRALRTKGIYRVNGVKTRVEKLCQAFENGKELVELSQASPHDISNVLKLYLRQLPEPLISFRLYHELVGLAKDSLKAEAEAKAVSRGQLDATEREAAAVAMAGRLRELLRDLPAENRATLRYLMRHLRRIVEVEQDNKMTSGNLGIVFGPTLLRPRPTEATVSLSSLVDYPHQACIVETLITHYSLVFEEEPEEAPGGQDGMSNQRAEVVVQVPYLETSGGVAFPLEEEAEDGALESHITSNDSDSELEEALDPQSPAAILVQHQLNFLEKQGSQASAEGGQGSRSGSEEQLDPGEDGDTPWKGLGEDPAQLLSEYNTNQCNNAAAARLPAMRLRGGRVATGTGPERQPEFV from the exons ATGTTCTCCAGGAAGAAGCGGGAGCTCATGAAAACCCCTTCCATCTCGAAAAAGAACCGGGCGGGAAGCCCCTGCCCGCAGCCCTCGGGG GAGCTGCCCAGGAGAGATGGGGCTGACGCAGTGTCCCTCGGACCCAGCCTGGAACCACCAACTGTGGCCTCAAATGCCAAGGCCACTGGCACACTCAAGAGGCCCACCAGCCTGAGCCGCCACGCCAGTGCTGCTGGCTTCCCGCTGTCTGGAGCCAGCACCTGGACGCTAGGCCGCAGCCACCGCAGCCCACTGGCAGCAGCCAGCCCGGCTGAGGTACCCATCCAGGGGCCTGGTCCCGACTCCGTGGAGGACATCTCCCACCTGCTGGCTGACGTGGCCCGCTTTGCCGAGGGCCTCGAGAAGCTGAAGGAGTGTGTTCTGCATGATG ACCTCCTGGAGGCCCGCCGGCCACTGGCCCATGAGTGCCTGGGTGAGGCCCTACGTGTGATGTACCAGGTCATGTCCAAGTACCCGCTGCTGAACACAGTGGAGACGCTTACAGCTGCTGGCACCCTTATTGCCAAGACCAAAG CCTTCCATTATGAGTGCAACAACGAGTCTGACAAGCGGGAGTTTGAGAAGGCCTTGGAGACCATTGCCGTGTCCTTCAGTAGCAC TGTGTCTGAGTTCCTCATGGGTGAAGTGGACAGTAGCATCCTCCTGTCAGTGCCCCTTGGGGACCTGGGCCAG TCCGTGGAGAATCTGTATGGACAGGGGAGTGAGGGCGCCCCACCCGGCACCGACGACTGTGATGTGG GCTGCCTGGCCCCGGAGGAGGTGGACATGCTGCTGCAGCGCTGTGAGGGTGGCGTGGATGCAGCGCTGCAGTACGCCAAGAACATGGCCAAATACATGAAGGACCTCATTGGCTACCTGGAGAAGCGGATGGCCCTGG AGATGGACTTTGCCAAAGGCCTGCAGAAGATCGTGCACAACTGCAGACAGAACGTCATGCAGGAG ccCCACATGCCCCTCCTGTCCATCTACTCGCTGGCACTGGAGCAGGACCTGGAGTTTGGCCACGGCATGGTGCAGGCAGCGGGCACGCTGCAGACCCAGACCTTCATGCAG CCTCTGAACCTGAGGCGGCTCGAGCACGAGAAGCGCAGAAAGGAGATCAAGGAGGCTTGGCACCGCGCCCAGAGGAAGCTG CAAGAGGCGGAGTCCAACCTGCGTAAGGCCAAGCAGGGCTACGTTCAGCGCTGCGAGGACCACGACAAGGCCCGCTTCCTGGTGGccaaggcagaggaagagcaggcaggcaccgggcctggggcagggggcgtGGCCTCCAAGACTCTGGACAAGCGGCGGcgcctggaggaggaggccaaGAACAAG GCGGAGGAAGCCATGGCCACATACCGCACATGTGTGGCGGATGCTAAGACACAGAAGCAGGAGCTGGAGGACACCAAGGTGACCGCACTCCGGCAGATCCAGGAGGTCATCCGGCAGAGCGACCAGACCATCAAGTCT GCCACCATCTCCTACTACCAGATGATGCACATGCAGACGGCCCCGCTGCCTGTGCTCTTCCAGATGCTGTGCGAGAGCAGCAAGCTGTACGACCCGGGCCAGCAGTATGCTTCCCACGTGCGCCAGCTGCAGCGCGGCGAGGAGCCCGATGTGCACTATGACTTTGAGCCCCACGTCTCCGCCAACGCCTG GTCCCCGGTCATGCGCGCCCGGAAGGGCAGCTTCAATGTGGGCGATGCCACGGGGGCGGAGGCCGCAGGCAGCCCCCTGGAGGAAGGTGGGCCCAGCGATGGGACTCTTGTCAAGGAGCGCAGGG GTGGGCGCGGACACCAGGTGCACAAATCCTGGCCGATCTCCATCTCAGACTCCGATGCCAGTCtggaccccagccctggctcag GGGACTTTAAGAAGTTCGAGCGGATGTCGTCCAGTGGCACCATGTCGTCCAGCGAGGAACTGGCAGACCAGGAAGGCAGTGCAGGGACGTCAGCCTTTGAGCAGG ctgaCCTCAACGGCATGGCCCCGGAGCTGCCAGTGGCCATGCCCAGCGGGCCCTTCCGTCATGTGGGGCTGTCTAAGGCAGCCCGTACCCACCGGCTCCGGAAGCTCCGCACACCGGCCAAGTGCCGGGAGTGCAACAGCTATGTCTATTTCCAGGGGGCCGAGTGCGAGGAG TGTTGCCTGGCCTGCCACAAGAAGTGCCTGGAGACCCTGGCCATCCAGTGCGGCCACAAGAAGCTGCAAGGCCGCCTGCAGCTCTTCGGCCAGGACTTCAGCCAGGCTGCCCGCAGCGCCCCCGACAGCGTGCCCTTCATCGTCAAGAAGTGCGTCTTCGAGATTGAGCAGCGGGCACTGCGCACCAAG GGCATCTACCGGGTCAATGGGGTGAAGACACGTGTGGAGAAGCTGTGCCAGGCCTTCGAAAACGGCAAGGAGCTGGTGGAACTGTCGCAGGCTTCGCCACACGACATCAGCAACGTCCTCAAACTCTACTTGCGTCAG CTGCCCGAGCCGCTCATCTCCTTCCGCCTCTACCATGAGCTTGTGGGGTTGGCCAAGGACAGCCTGAAGGCAGAAGCCGAGGCCAAGGCAGTGTCCCGAGGACAACTGGATGCCACTGAGAGGGAGGCTGCAGCCGTGGCCATGGCTGGCCGGCTGCGGGAACTCCTGCGGGACCTGCCAGCAGAGAACCGGGCAACACTGCGGTACCTGATGCGGCACCTGCGCAG GATCGTGGAGGTGGAGCAGGACAACAAGATGACCTCGGGGAACCTGGGAATCGTGTTTGGGCCCACGCTGCTGCGGCCCCGGCCCACGGAGGCCACTgtgtccctctcctccctggtcGACTACCCCCACCAGGCCTGCATCGTGGAGACCCTCATCACCCACTACAGCCTGGTCTTCGAGGAGGAGCCTGAGGAGGCGCCCGGGGGCCAG GATGGGATGTCCAACCAGCGGGCCGAGGTGGTGGTCCAGGTGCCCTACCTGGAGACGAGTGGGGGCGTGGCCTTccccctggaggaggaggctgaggacgGGGCCCTCG AATCCCACATCACCTCCAACGACTCTGACTCAGAGCTGGAGGAGGCCTTGGACCCGCAGTCCCCGGCGGCCATCCTCGTGCAGCACCAGCTGAACTTCCTGGAGAAGCAGGGGAGCCAGGCCAGCGCCGAGGGTGGCCAGGGCAGCCGCAGTGGCAGTGAGGAGCAGCTGGACCCCGGGGAGGACGGAGACACACCCTGGAAGGGCCTTGGGGAGGACCCGGCCCAGCTGCTCTCTGAGTACAACACCAACCAGTGCAACAACGCGGCTGCGGCCCGGCTGCCGGCCATGAGGCTCCGCGGCGGGCGGGTCGCAACAGGCACCGGCCCGGAGAGGCAGCCGGAGTTTGTCTAG